A part of Corynebacterium mustelae genomic DNA contains:
- a CDS encoding metallopeptidase family protein, translating to MIDISDERFEQLVDQALASIPDDIMQHILNVVFLIEDFNPDNPWILGLYHGVALPNRTFDHTGYLPDTITIYRQALKNFCRTEEQLVEQTRITVMHEVGHYFGLDEDDLDRLGYG from the coding sequence GTGATCGATATTAGCGATGAACGCTTTGAACAACTCGTGGATCAGGCACTAGCCAGCATCCCCGACGACATCATGCAGCACATCTTAAACGTGGTCTTTCTTATTGAGGACTTTAACCCCGACAACCCGTGGATACTCGGTCTCTACCACGGAGTGGCGTTGCCGAATCGTACCTTCGATCACACAGGGTATTTACCCGACACCATCACGATTTACCGGCAAGCGCTGAAAAATTTCTGCCGCACCGAGGAACAACTGGTAGAACAAACCCGAATCACCGTCATGCACGAGGTCGGACACTATTTCGGTTTGGATGAAGACGATCTGGATCGACTCGGCTACGGCTAG